Proteins encoded in a region of the Tachyglossus aculeatus isolate mTacAcu1 chromosome 11, mTacAcu1.pri, whole genome shotgun sequence genome:
- the TAT gene encoding tyrosine aminotransferase, with the protein MDPYVIRMNCNGDLSSVLDVHVSISGKNTALGKMKGRKARWAVRASEMSKKTFNPIRAIVDSMKVEPNPDKPMIALSIGDPTVFGNLPTDPEVTQAMKDALDSGKYNGYAPSIGYLSSREDIASYYHCPEAPLEAKDVILTSGCSQAIELCLAVLANPGQNILVPRPGFSLYKTLAESMGIEVKLYNLLPERSWEIDLKHLESLIDDKTACLIVNNPSNPCGSVFSRSHLQKILAVAARQCVPILADEIYGDMEFADCKYEPLATLSTNVPILSCGGLAKRWLVPGWRLGWILIHDRRDIFGNEIRDGLVKLTQRILGPCTIVQGALRSIMRRTPQEFYHNTLSFLKSNADLCYGALAAVPGLRPVRPSGAMYLMVGIEMEHFPEFENDVEFTERLIAEQSVFCLPATCFEYPNFFRVVITVPEVMMLEACNRIQEFCERHYQSGEGTQDLECDK; encoded by the exons ATGGACCCTTACGTGATCCGGATGAACTGTAATGGAGACCTCTCCTCAGTCCTGGACGTCCATGTGAGCATCAGTGGGAAAAACACAGCCTTGGGGAAAATGAAAGGCCGAAAGGCCAGGTGGGCAGTGAGGGCCTCCGAAATGTCCAAGAAAACTTTCAACCCCATCCGAGCCATCGTGGACAGCATGAAAGTGGAGCCAAACCCAGACAAGCCCATGATCGCCTTGTCCATTG GAGACCCAACCGTGTTTGGAAACCTTCCTACCGACCCTGAAGTTACCCAGGCCATGAAAGACGCCCTGGATTCCGGGAAGTACAATGGCTATGCCCCATCCATTG GCTACCTGTCCAGCCGGGAAGACATCGCTTCCTATTACCACTGTCCAGAAGCCCCCCTGGAAGCTAAG GATGTCATTTTGACAAGCGGCTGCAGCCAGGCCATTGAACTTTGCTTAGCCGTGCTGGCCAACCCAGGGCAGAACATCCTGGTTCCCAGACCTGGCTTCTCTCTCTACAAGACTCTGGCTGAGTCCATGGGCATCGAAGTCAAACTCTACAACTTGTTG CCGGAAAGGTCTTGGGAAATTGACCTGAAGCATTTGGAGTCCCTAATCGATGACAAGACAGCCTGTCTCATTGTGAACAACCCATCAAACCCTTGTGGTTCAGTATTCAGCAGAAGCCACCTCCAGAAGATCTTGGCTG tgGCTGCAAGGCAGTGTGTTCCCATTCTGGCTGATGAGATCTATGGAGACATG GAATTCGCTGACTGCAAATACGAGCCGCTCGCCACCCTCAGCACCAACGTCCCCATCCTGTCCTGCGGGGGTCTGGCCAAGCGCTGGTTGGTCCCCGGCTGGAGGCTGGGCTGGATCCTCATTCACGACCGTCGAGACATCTTTGGCAATGAG ATCCGGGATGGTCTGGTGAAGCTGACCCAGAGGATCCTGGGACCCTGTACCATTGTCCAGGGGGCCCTCAGAAGCATCATGCGACGAACTCCTCAAGAGTTTTATCACAACACTCTCAGCTTCCTCAAG TCCAACGCTGACCTTTGCTATGGGGCCTTGGCTGCTGTTCCTGGACTTCGGCCAGTCCGGCCCTCTGGAGCCATGTATCTCATG GTTGGGATTGAGATGGAGCATTTTCCAGAGTTTGAGAATGACGTGGAGTTCACCGAGCGGTTAATTGCCGAGCAGTCCGTCTTCTGCCTTCCAGCCACA TGCTTTGAGTACCCCAACTTCTTTCGGGTGGTGATCACAGTCCCCGAGGTGATGATGCTGGAAGCGTGCAATCGGATTCAGGAATTCTGTGAGAGGCACTACCAGAGCGGCGAAGGGACCCAGGACCTCGAATGTGACAAATAG
- the LOC119934911 gene encoding carbohydrate sulfotransferase 4-like, producing MLQKSKAKVLLVIMVVQFAAIILFFQLRSHRQGPSPEEEPGGRVHVLILSSWRSGSSFVGQLFNKHPDVFYLMEPAWHVWQALSQGTAAALHMAVRDLVRSVFLCDMDVFDAYMGPGSRKQSSLFQWPVSRALCSPPACGAFPRDDIGDVDTCRSSCGKEPFGVVAEACRSYSHVAVKEVRFFNLRVLYPLLTDPSLDLRVVHLVRDPRAVFRSREGTIGDLMRDTRIVLGRQWESTKEEDRHYRLMQAVCQSHTEIYEAARALPAPLRDRYLLLRYEDLARAPLAQVSRLYNFTGLHFLPRLQLWVHNVTHGQGLGQYRFQTNARSALNVSQAWRWSLPYRKVVRLQDTCKEAMALLGYRPVLSEQEQRDRSLDLLTAMRPSQPSGPGP from the coding sequence ATGCTACAGAAGAGCAAGGCGAAAGTGCTCCTGGTCATCATGGTGGTCCAGTTCGCTGCCATCATCCTCTTCTTCCAGCTGCGGAGCCACCGCCAAGGCCCCTCCCCGGAAGAGGAGCCGGGGGGCCGCGTGCACGTGCTCATCCTGTCCTCGTGGCGCTCGGGCTCCTCCTTCGTGGGGCAGCTCTTCAACAAGCACCCGGACGTCTTCTACCTGATGGAGCCCGCCTGGCACGTGTGGCAGGCCCTGTCTCAGGGCACGGCCGCCGCGCTCCACATGGCCGTGCGGGATCTGGTACGTTCCGTCTTCCTCTGCGACATGGACGTCTTCGACGCCTACATGGGCCCCGGCTCCAGGAAACAGTCCAGCCTCTTCCAGTGGCCGGTCAGCCGGGCCCTGTGCTCCCCGCCCGCCTGTGGGGCCTTCCCGCGTGATGACATCGGCGACGTGGATACCTGCAGGTCCTCGTGCGGCAAAGAGCCCTTCGGGGTGGTGGCGGAGGCCTGCCGCTCCTACAGCCACGTGGCGGTCAAGGAGGTGCGCTTCTTCAACCTGCGGGTCCTCTACCCGCTGCTGACCGACCCCTCCCTCGACCTGCGCGTCGTCCACCTGGTGCGTGACCCCCGGGCCGTGTTCCGCTCCCGAGAGGGCACCATCGGTGATCTGATGAGGGACACCCGGATCGTGCTGGGGCGGCAGTGGGAGAGCACCAAGGAGGAGGACCGTCACTACCGGCTCATGCAGGCCGTCTGCCAGAGCCACACGGAGATCTACGAGGCCGCGCGGGCCCTGCCCGCCCCGCTGCGGGACCGCTACCTGCTGCTGCGCTACGAGGACCTGGCCCGGGCCCCGCTGGCCCAGGTCTCCCGGCTCTACAACTTCACGGGGCTCCACTTCCTGCCTCGACTTCAGCTGTGGGTGCACAACGTCACTCACGGCCAGGGCCTGGGGCAGTACCGGTTCCAAACGAACGCCCGGAGCGCTCTCAACGTCTCCCAGGCCTGGCGCTGGTCCCTGCCTTACCGGAAGGTGGTCCGTCTGCAGGACACCTGCAAGGAGGCCATGGCCCTGCTGGGCTACCGGCCCGTCCTGTCTGAGCAGGAGCAGAGGGACCGGTCACTGGACCTGCTGACCGCCATGAGACCCTCGCAGCCCAGCGGCCCGGGCCCCTGA